One genomic segment of Oncorhynchus mykiss isolate Arlee chromosome 10, USDA_OmykA_1.1, whole genome shotgun sequence includes these proteins:
- the LOC110533607 gene encoding nucleolar protein 16: MPKAKKKSKRNTFDYSKDRKKLKKQFKKREAPRIECPQIRNAWSDKKSVARNLRDMGLAFDPNRALPIKTLTFAAVARTEEAPTLKFVRKPYVLNELVAEANLPEKDTKTLSTDLIEYVQYMIREHSENYKAMARDEKNYYQDTPSQIRRKVDQYKRCHPEEYNTFVEFLKGGKPVST, translated from the exons ATGCCGAAAGCCAAAAAGAAAAGTAAAAGAAACACGTTTGATTACAGTAAAGATAGAAAGAAATTGAAAAAGCAGTTTAAGAAAAGGGAAGCCCCGAGAATTGAATG TCCTCAGATCCGAAATGCCTGGAGTGACAAGAAGTCTGTGGCAAGGAACTTGCGAGACATGGGTCTGGCATTTGACCCTAACCGTGCCCTCCCAATTAAGACACTGACG TTTGCTGCTGTGGCGAGAACTGAAGAAGCTCCCACCCTCAAATTCGTAAGGAAGCCATACGTTCTCAATG AACTTGTAGCAGAGGCCAATCTCCCAGAGAAAGACACAAAGACTTTATCCACAGACTTGATAGAGTATGTGCAGTACATGATCAGGGAACACAGCGAGAACTACAAG GCTATGGCCAGAGATGAGAAGAACTATTACCAGGACACGCCCTCACAGATCAGGAGGAAAGTGGACCAGTATAAACGCTGCCATCCAGAGGAATACAACACCTTTGTGGAGTTTCTCAAGGGTGGGAAACCTGTTTCCACATAA